GGGTTCAGAAGAGCAAAATTGACATGATGGTTTAGGGGCTTTTAGGTAAAGATGGTTATGTGTGATTTTggtgtgtccaattctcagCCTTGTCAAAATAacttcttcaagtctatttaagtgggagaggtttttccaaggatgaactgattttttatgttggaagagctTGTTGGTTGTTTGTtgtgaccagaaattttgccaattcatgtatatattttgattgagaaaagatttgatgtcgtcagctgtgatTATGGTAAGGGGGGAAAGAGTATATAGTTGCAGATTTTGTATAATTATCAACaatttcgtttccagtgattccaatgtggctgggaacatacataaaCTGAATAATAAAGTGGGAAATagttttttaagaatattttgaactatAGGGTGTTCAGAAAATAGGTTTTGTATAGAAATCAATGAACTTAAGGAATCGCTctggatcaaaaaatgtttgttatctGGTTCAGAGGCGAGTGTATCACAGAGGCAGTGATACAAGTAGAtagcagtgagttcagcagagTAAATAGATGAACAGTTtgggagtttgaaatttgaaatttcaccatttatagagtatgcatatccAGAATGatgatttggtatttttgatccatctgtgaaACAGAGGTTGAATTCAGGATATTTTGATACAAGTTCCAGATAGTTATTTTCAATTACTAATGAGGAAtgaattttctttgaataattattcaaatagtAGTCAATTTGGGGAGGTTTAAGCAGCCATGGAGGGTAGGATATTGGTTTTTGAACGAGAGTTTTGGGGTCTATTTGAAGGTTGGTTAATGTTCTAATAAAATCAGAGATAGATAGCTGTGCttctaaatgttcaaaaagctgAGGGTTGGGTAGGTAAATTGAATATTGGAGTGGGTGAGAATGATTGGTTGAAGCTGTtgtgatgaatttatttgttattAAAGTTCTTCTGAAGTTTGgaggtaattctgctgcttcacagtATGATAATATcattagtaaaaattaccttaacatgagtaattttcacttttaatgatataaaaattattacctactttaaaatgagtaatcTTTACACAAttggtttatgtaatttttattatcatgctttggtaaaaattattaaaacaaaatgatttttactattggatacctacctatagcaaaatttattgaaatgataattttactaTAAggttacagtaaaaattattattgtaactgaacagttaGAAATACTGAGTTTTGAAACAAATCTCATCATATTATGTgtttttgaatgggatctggttattgtgctaaaatagttgacatttttgtaaaaattacccatatttttttcttataatttagaggcaatgggAATTCTGAACATATTTGaagatttaataattttagaatgaatgacaaaatattctgaaaattgatttgaaattttgtaaatttaaagacaatagaaatttttaaaaaaatatatgaaatttttttcatttagagacactgagaattcaaaaaattgattaaaagttctgtaatttgtagataatgtgaacttgaaaacaGATATGAAATATGTCAATATGAAGacaataaaaattctgaaaaattattcaaaatttggtcatttagaggcaatgtgaattataaaaattgattcaaaatttcatttgtaaCTCGCAATCAGCAgcaatacaaaattttgaaaagttacttatttaaaattttattattttgagacgttgagaattctgaaaattcattgaaaacttttaaGAAATTGTAGAAATGCGGAATTTGGgaaatcgattcgaaattttgtaaatttcaaaataatgcaaactatgaaaaacaactaaaaattacttaatttagaggcaatgcaagcttagaaattattctgaaattttgtaatttggaagatatgaaaaactgaaaaacaattattatttagaagcaatgagattttcgaaaattattatttctcatcactgtgatgcatcaagtttttagttttttttccccaaatcattttaacaagttttcaacACATTCTCATGCAATTTTGCACCAAATTTTACTGGGATTATGTCAGTTTTTTGTGAGGTAGGCCACGAAAAGTTTTCATCATTGCTCCTATAAAGTTTcgttcacttgaaattttgtgtcaactttcaatttgaaaaaaaaaaaattctctcaattaTGTCGAACGGTTTAAGGTTTAATATCAAGGAATGAGAGAGGAGAGAGGGAGGTGGTGAtggtgaatgatttttttacgaatCGAAGTTAATTTGATCATGACTCGACTGAAAGTTGGTTTTATCAAGTTGTAAGCGGGATCAAAGAAAGAAAAGGACAAAAAGGGGAATTTTCTCATTGTTCCATTTTCCAGAAGAGctctaaaatatgaaaaagtccTAGATAAGATTATTAATGAATgctaacttttaaaaattattggaaatttcgcatttaaaaaaaaaaaaaaaaaagaacaaatggCTCGGAGAatctcaaatcaatttttatttggaaGATGGAAGAGGGAGTAGAAAAAGGTAAATAAAATTCCCACTGGGCCCATTTTTTGGCATTCGCTGGTCTGATTAGAAAACTTGCAGTGAACATTTCAGTCCAGTAGTCCAGAAATGGTTTGGGGTTCAattgttttgcaaaaatagggggaaatggtgaaaaattcaatcgcGCACGTGAGTGATTTTCTAGTTTTAATTTGCTCATCTGTTTCTAAAGCTTGCTATTGAGTAAACTAcgtatttcgtaatttttgttatgttttttttctccccccccccccccccccaaaaaaaaagagaatctAGAGaaccattttttgagaaaaaaaaatcataagtaccATACTTTCGTGGTTGTTCATTGAAAATGGGCCTACAGCGATGGAAACCGTATAAATGAAAAGTTTGCTTTTCGATTTTGAGAACGACTGATAATTTGGATAGTAAAAAAATGGAATGCTTtattttatgaataaaaataggtatgtagttaATAGTATCTAAGTAATTCAAAAGTCTACTTACTTTGATCTCACGTCAGCTGAAcacttttcgcaaaaaattcaactaccaGTTATAGCCTAAGTACAATAAAACGACTCGAATATCCGCACTAAACCGTCTCAACACATCATTTGATGGCACACTCGACGTGTTTTTCCGAAAATACGCGAATTTATTGCACGCGATTTCGCACTCTCgcatatattttatttttgtgggTAAATGGGTAGGTACGTAAGGTTGGTAATAACGAGATAGTTAACTATTTAACAAATTTAGCCTGAAATACGTCAACCGAATGTAATAACGTActacgtacctatataaattATTGTTCAGATGGTCGCGGTCATGGTGCGGATGCGGCAGCAGCGTTAATTCTTATCATTAAGTTGTTTTgttgttcgaaaattttcacatcataatGAATTTGTCTATGAAGTGTAGTACTCGTATGTGGTCGACTGAtgggcgattttttttcctccctcgatagttgaaaaattacgatgcCAAAGTGAACGGAAAtatacgattaaaaaaattgttaaagtgAGCCTCGCAGGGATGACAGTGGCATAGACATAAACACGACAAGCGTAGGTATACGATGCTGATTTGGTGATTTTACTGACTCGAGTACCGAACAATGCGCACAAAAGTAACCTAATGAAGTGCTCGAGCAATTTCCATTTCCTATACCTGCTAAATGAATAATATGTTTCACCTTGATACCTTGATCTACTGATCGTAACGCTTGATCTAACTATAGAgctatatgtattttgaatctGAAATTGGGAAATTCCTCTGCTTGCGATAAAACGTCCGCttttgaagtttgttttttatttcgttcTTTTCCATGAAAATATACTTACTATTATTGCTAATGTTTGGCTAAAATGATTTGTGCGAGCTTTTGATCCTAAGTTCTGACTGTAATGGTTTGTTGCGTCTCGAGGTGTAACGCAAGCTCACCTACTTATACGTTCTTGTACTGATAAAATACTTGATCAACATACATCGCAATGTTATGTCAATTTTTATATCATGTATTTCAACATTGTGGTCAATAAtggataatttattatttatgctGGGATTTATTGGTCTAGAAAAAATACTGCTCCTGGCGTGTGTGCATTTCACAAATTcttcgtatttatttttcactttctgGTTCCTTTTGTCCAGTGTTGaggaaaccttgaaaaaaaaaaacacaatttttttactcttgagGCAGAAGAAACGGTCACCTCGGTcataaaatgtttaaattgtCGTGCAAAATCATAAATTGATCAAAGCATTAACGTTGCATTTGACCCAGTATTGACAgtctttgaaaatattacccactcgtacaaattatgaaattatacctactgaaaattattcagaatttttcaaaacttgtgttgaaaaatattcagctctccaaaacacaaaaatttcgaaaggtGTCATTTTTTACGTTGGTGAGAGGGGGTAGGGTGTACATTTTCCTAGAAAACCGGGAAAAGTCAGGGGATTTGGTGGGTCTGGAAAAATCAGagaattttggaacttttagcGCGTATTTCTTACTCAAAAGTCtatgtttttgaattattcaaatacccaattaatgaaatatgataaattttgagatttttttcacagagTTACAGCTTCATATGAACTTGAGTTGAGCACACAGTggtgttcgaaaaaaaaagggcacaatTGTAGACGTATTAAGTAACGATATTTGGCGCTCATGACGTTCGAAAAAAACTCCCCCCCCCATTCTCTCCCAATCACatatgtaattcatttttgaggagTCTGGAAAACcaggaaaagtcagggaaaatcattatGGAACAAGGCTGGACATAAatgacttttttccaaaaaagctgtaaaaagtttcagtttttccacaaaaaaaattgcgaaaaaccaatttttttaccaataattaccaaaGAAGTctggtttttttctaaaactgtcaaagtatttctttttgccaaaaatcttcataaatttctgttttttaacaaattggccaaaatttttgtttttagaaaaatggccaAAGATGAtcgtttggttttttgttttttttgcagataatACTTAGCCATAGGTAAGTTTTTCTTTATTTCGCAAATTGTCCAAGTCTCGGTTTTTCGACAAAGATTGCTGGAAGGTATAACATTGTTTTGCTAGAAACAGTcgaaaaattcttacttttgcaaaaattgtagaagtcttgctttttcaaaaatgacaaaaagtgttttttttcgcaaaaaattccaaagtgtcgcatttttccaaaaattgtttctcaGTAAAACGACcagaaatgttgtttttttacaaacaattccaaaaaacttcacttttttcaaaaattctctattaatctcgctttttgccagaaatgaaatcaattgcaagaattctggtttttttttgccaaacgaTTGTAAAATAGGTAGTCTAACTGTTCAAAATTATAAACcagaaacatttcaatttgattttttctgtgctttttttctgatcatttttgtCTACGTAAAAATGGTTTACTcttgttttttcacttttttgtttatttttcgagtttttctgattactaaagttactttttttttgataaaaattgagtacgacCCTTTTAGGGAGGGCGAGGGGAGAGacagatattgaatttttcgctctTTGATCTcctgcaggaggctccagattcGTTCGAAATCATCACCAGTCGACTAGGAAGTTCTATAATTTAATGGGATACAAATTGAATTTCGGGCTGTTATGTTAATTCgatatagaattttgattttttttttcatgagaaatacttacaagggaacctcttgaggtgtcacacttcgatttgaacgggaccgcgatttttggaaagagcatagtgtaaagcccccaaaaccaaattttcagctgcccaagttcatttttcgatttttggcgaatgtttgaaaattcaaaattgactgtttttgacgatttatgcctttttttaaaaagtacgtacttgatcaatgaaaatggtcaaaataagtcccaaaactaatattaattacccaaatccaaatttcaccatttccagccattgtAGAGCccccagcgcgatttttcaatttctccagagttttgaatttgctccagaaggcgtgaatatgaagttgggcagctaaaaatcgagttgtgtgttatactcgatctgtttaacgagtttatctacatttgagccgattttggaagtgacacctcaagagtggttttttgaccagcttttttcaaaaataaaaaatcaaaagacaaccgtttgtgaggaaatttttgaaaatcgctgtatttcttcaagaactaaaccggagcgcaaattccaccatttccagccgttttggagcgagagtgacacctcaaaaaaccactcttgaggtgtcaatctcaaaatcggctcaaatgtggataaactcgttaaacaggtcgagtgtaatataaaacccgatttttagctgtccaacttcatattcacgccttctggagcaaattcaaaattctggagaaattgaaaaatcgcactggaggctccagaatggctggaaattgtaaaatttggatttggggggttagttttggacaaaatacagcgattcgcgtgaatttcgaaaatttccacacaaacgggaaacttttgattttttaattttgaaaaaagctggtcaaaaagaaagccacttttgaggtgtcactctcaaaatcggctcaaatgtggataaacccTTTAAACAGTttgagtgtaatatacaactcgatttttagctgtccaacttcatattcactccttctggagcaaattcaaaattctagagaaattgaaaaatcgcgctggaggcttcagaatggctggaaatggggaaatttggatttgggtaattaatattagttttgggatttattttgaccatttttattgatcaagtaacgtacttttaaaaaaaagcataaatcgccaaaaacagtcaattttgaattttcaaaaattcgccaaaaatcgaaaaatgaacttgggcagctgaaaatttggttttgggggttatAGATTATACtcattccaaaaatcgcagtcccgtttaaatcggagtgtgacacctcaagaggttcccttgttaggccaaatttgaattttcaaaaattcaccaaaaaccgaatAATGGATTTGAGCATTTGAAATTGTAGCAAGTTGTGTATTTTGGGGTCCTTCTTCGATTCCCTTTTGTCCCTCTCTAAGTATCTTTGTAGTTGAGAGTGATATAAAATGAGGTGGTGAGGTGATCTTAGGACGAGGGGAGCGTAAATGAAGGGATAAAAACTTGATAGTATGGTGGATATTCTGacttacctacatatacttGCCCCAGTTTACTTCATTTATGTATcctcattttcatgaaatttatttCTAGGTTGATTTCCGTGTACAGTATGTTGGTGTGCATTTCCACTCAGTGATTCTATTGGTTTCGTTTCGAACTTGGACATATCTGCGAATTTTATTCAGTTATTTACAATATTTAGGAAATTCAATTCTTCGTCGTGAGAGTTGACTATTTACAACGTACGTGTACGTaccttttttagcaaaatgttcGAACCATTTGGTAGCTATCTTCAAATACTCTTTGTGCTTTAGCGTCTCATGCAGAGCAGTTGCGTCGGAttcgttatttttgaaaacctcgtTTATATTTACCGGAATATCTGGGTCACTTACCATGATAGGTAAAATACAGCTAATTACAACAAAGCAGAACGCAAATCTACTCTCAATATCCTTCTTCAAGTCTTCCATTTCGTACGTGGGATAATCGAATTTAGCTAATATGTTATTCAGAGTCTCCAGATAAATGGAGCACAATAAATCGAAATACTGTTCGTATGTTTCGTATCGCATACTGGTGATCGTGAAGTATATCAAATCGTTAGCCGGATTGGACCAACGACATAGTTGGAAGTCGAGCATTTTGGCTTTCTTAATGATACCAAATTTATCGTACTTGAACATAACGTTATTAGTCCAATAATCGCCGTGATTCAACACGTTGAACGAGCTGTTCTCTGGAACGATATCGGCGACCACCTCGGTCCATTCTATGGTCTTGAAGAATTCTATCTTGTCGGCGTATTTGGACCGGATCGCAGGGTCGAGGAAATCGTAAAATTGCGTCAGTCCGGCGAAAATTTGTTTCCTCGTATCTTCATCGTCGttgtgaaaattgtaaaaaagatcTTTGAGAATAACCTCGGGTAAACCTTTGGTCTTCTCTAAATGCACCGATAAACCGTGGAACTTTGCTAGACATCTCAAAGCGTAAGCACAGTGTTGAAAATCTAATTGCTGTGTACGGTTTCCAGTCTTGTATCCGGTCTGACTAAGGTCTTTTAAAAACAACGTGTGCTTTTCATCAACGTGGTAATATCTGGCGGTGAAGTAATCGTCTTCGAAAGCGTATATTTGAGGAAGGATCTCCGTGTACATGACGAGTTCTTTGGTGAAAACATCCCATTTGGAACCTGCCTCGTACATCGGAGAGTTTGAAGGAACTTTGACGAATAGAATTCTGGTTTGAGGTTgacaatttttcaggtaatCTATGGTCAATCTGTACACTTCGCTCATGTGGTTGTTTCCGGCTTTTATGATGTTGCCTTTTATGTGCCATTTTAGTAAGGTTATTTTGGATGCTGCGTTGGCGTTTTTTGAGGTCAGTATTTTCAAGACGACGTCTTCGTTGACGACGTTCATTTTGATGCGTTTCTATAAATGTTACACGCGATGATTAGTTGAACATTAAGTGAGGAAGAATTTTAGGCTAATTTTCAATTGTCTGAGCTTAATTCGATTAAGAGTGATTCAACCAAAAAGAAATCacttgaagcatgtgtttccaaaacgcaccaagtccattttcgaagattctgaggttgcaaggccatctagcataaagttgcagcccaaaatggctgattttttgatatgttgtgcccaaaaatcagccaatttgggccatttctacgtttccaaattgtactaagtaccatgaaattcttatcaatatttttttggacttattgcgttttggaaacacatgcttcactTTCATTCGATGAGATATCCCACCTTAGTTGCTTTTGActacgtttgaaaaattgtaccagTTTGTTATTGTTAAAgttctggtgaaattttttgaatgtttgattttcaattgaGAACGACTGATGAtttagaaagtaaaaaaatgcaatgcCTTTTACGACTATACGTAAACACTTAGTTGATAGGCTTACTTACTTTGATCTCAGCTGAAcacttttcgcaaaaaattcaactacgaGTATTCTATAGATAAAACGACTCGAATATACGTACTAAACCGTCTCAAAACATCATTTGATGGCACACTCgacatgattttccaaaaatatgcgAATTTATTGCACGCCATTTTTGCACTCGATACAATCATGCGAATTCCCATATACTTTTATGGGTTGATGTTGATGGgttagtaggtaaggtatagcGAGGTAGTTAACTATTTAACAAATTTTGCCTGAAATACGTCAACGTAGTGTAATAACGTACtttgttgtttgaaaattttcacatcataatGAATTTGACCATTGTAGTATAAGGTCGACTGATGAGCGATTTACTTTCCACTCtcaatagttgaaaaattacgacgCCTAACGaatgttatttcaatttttatatcatttatttcattattgTGGACAGTAATGGTTgtaatgaaaatgaagatgatTTATCAATTACGGTGGgatttattggtaaaaaaaatacagctcCTGGCGAGTGTGCATTTCACAAttcttcatcttcatttttcacCTTCTGGTTCCTTTTGAACGGTGTGGaggaaaccttgaaaaaaaaacacaaattttttagtCTTGAAGTAGAAAAGGTCACCTCGGTCATAAAATGTCTATATTGTGGTGGAAAATCGTAAATTTGATCAAAGAATTAACATTGGATTTGACACAGTGTGAACAGGTCTTGGCATTGTTACTTGTACAGAAATTATAAAAGTGTACGAAActgctaaaaattattcaataaaaaaaaatgccaagatTATcgttttttgacagaaaataacaaaaattttctgtttattcCATAAACTGTCCAATTCtcgttttttcgacaaaaatggctggaaagtgacattttttttgctatagAAATAGTAAAAAGTTtcattcacatttttccaaattcccaaaaattgtccaatagTCTGACTTTTGCGGAAAAATagtcctactttttgctaaaattgccaaagttttgcttttttttacgagaatttttactttgcagcaaaaatattatttttctcaagaatTACCCAAAGGtctcgttatttttcaaaaattctcaaaaaatatggtTCTTTCcttttctaaaatgaattgtAAAataggttctgtttttttgtgtgtttttagccaaatttttgtaaaaaatgggctATTTGCTGTAGGCcagtcattttatttatttataagtttcagtcCAATggtgattttcacgttttatgacctggagcctgttctaattgatcaaataaagtcaaacttggggaatgggttCTCTTGGGAGTTAaaattgacccctgcagtttggagggtcaaagttgaaaattacagaaaggtcatttttttggagaagcataattttgccccaaattgatgaaaatggcccaaattcataccattggtgaaTATcgccattgtgatcaacatatccaaatttcagctttctaggtcatccTCACCCCATGTAAGGtagaaaaaaccacatttgacccctatttttgaccccctcacccctaaaattgacctaggggtccaaattttcaacatacaatgagagggtgccctttgagtgctttttgcaggattcaaccttccaaccccatttgacctctctccacgGTCAAAACAGTggatttttgcgtattttcaaaCCTAtatacagcccctccaaattgacctagagggtccaaattttcacagtacattgggttGATGTACGCgaagtgctttttgcaggtttcaaccttccaaccctattaaCCCTATTGGACCCTCGTCCAGAgtcaaaaacgtaaatttttttgctattttacaggtttttcaattttgtcttcCCGCGAACATGCTAAAAGAACACTTTACTTCTTGGGAAGAAAGACCCATACAGGAAAAAAGCATTGCAGTGAAGCTGTAAATACATAATGTCTTAAAACACTCATTGTGCCACCatttaatttgaatgttttcaatTGACAATCATCTCAATTGTGTTTGAAAAGCCTTCAAAGTTTCtgatacatacaaaaatttggctct
This region of Planococcus citri chromosome 5, ihPlaCitr1.1, whole genome shotgun sequence genomic DNA includes:
- the LOC135848853 gene encoding uncharacterized protein LOC135848853, whose protein sequence is MNVVNEDVVLKILTSKNANAASKITLLKWHIKGNIIKAGNNHMSEVYRLTIDYLKNCQPQTRILFVKVPSNSPMYEAGSKWDVFTKELVMYTEILPQIYAFEDDYFTARYYHVDEKHTLFLKDLSQTGYKTGNRTQQLDFQHCAYALRCLAKFHGLSVHLEKTKGLPEVILKDLFYNFHNDDEDTRKQIFAGLTQFYDFLDPAIRSKYADKIEFFKTIEWTEVVADIVPENSSFNVLNHGDYWTNNVMFKYDKFGIIKKAKMLDFQLCRWSNPANDLIYFTITSMRYETYEQYFDLLCSIYLETLNNILAKFDYPTYEMEDLKKDIESRFAFCFVVISCILPIMVSDPDIPVNINEVFKNNESDATALHETLKHKEYLKIATKWFEHFAKKDMSKFETKPIESLSGNAHQHTVHGNQPRNKFHENEDT